The window GCCATATGAACGACGGCAGCAACTTCGCCTGCACGATGGACGGTGATGGGCGTATCCGCACCGCCACAGTGAACGGTCACGCGGTAGATTAACGGGACAAACGCTGAGTTGGCCGTCACACGATGGCCACGATTGGCGGCTATATCGTGATTCACGTCAGATGATGACGAATCCCCCGGATCGCCGCCATGGTTCATGGCGGCGGTCTTGATTCAGAGCCGGGGTGATTATCGAGGTTCAGGCCTCAGGCCGTGGCGAAAAGCTGGTCGAGATCGGCGAAGGCCTTCATCTCGATGGCGTTGCCGGAAGGGTCGCGGAAGAACATCGTCGCCTGCTCGCCGACCTTTCCGGCAAAGCGCACGTAGGGCTTGATCCCGAAGTCCACGCCCGCCACCGTCAGACGGTCGGCCAGTGCCTGCCAGTCTTCCTTCTCCAGCACGATGCCGAAATGCGGCACCGGCACGCCGTGCCCGTCGACAG of the Novosphingobium sp. 9 genome contains:
- a CDS encoding VOC family protein, whose protein sequence is MSLRPFHLAFPVHDLAAARAFWGDLIGCREGRSADTWVDFDFYGHQIVAHLVPEMAQGPVGANPVDGHGVPVPHFGIVLEKEDWQALADRLTVAGVDFGIKPYVRFAGKVGEQATMFFRDPSGNAIEMKAFADLDQLFATA